The Alteribacter populi genomic sequence AAATGTATGAAGCAGCTGTAACTGAGCATGAAGGTTGGGCGAGTGAAAGAAGCGAATTTGCTCAATGGGCCCAAGAAACAATGATTATTGCTGCCACACGCTACCTAGCTGCCCACGCACCAACATCAAGAGAAACCCCGCACACAGCTAAAATTGCACTCAGATTATCAAAAGGAGAAAAGCTTTTTGAAGAAGAAGAGTAAGTAAGAATAACTGATAGATGATCAAAAAAGTGTTATGCTCATTGCTTAGAGGGTGTTTCAAAAGGTAAAAACGAACCTTTTGAAACACCCTCTTAACGTATATTTTTAATCATTTTTCCTACTTTTGTTCTTTTCGATTTCTTCAGAGACAACAAAGGCAAGGTCATCATTCCCGAACAAGGACAAGACACCAAGAACAGATTCATTGAGAATTTCTTCTGACTCTTCCTTTGGTACCGTCAAGTCAAGGCCCTGCTGCAATGCGGGGTTGGCAGCCTGATTAGGATAGGCTCTCACATACAATTCTACAGGATCTAGGTCGTTATTTACACACCACTGGGCAAAAACGAGAATCATCATGTTCTCATCTTTTTGGTAGTTCTTGATTATTTGTTCTTCCATCTCTTTTTGATTCATATAAATTCTCCTTCAATTATAAGTCTATCGTCATTATAACGAAACTTCTTAGCTGTTCCAATGGTGTTCTGTTTCAATGAACAGTGATATAATACGAAAGGCGTTTTACATATAAAAAAATTAAAAGTAATACAAAAAGGCCGCTAAAAGCAGGAAGTATCTCGAGGCTTTTACCTGCGTTACACGGATTTTACACTAAATAGCCCGATGTGCTTTTTATCCTTCTTTTTGAACAAGCGATTAAAATAACACTTAAATAGGTGATCATGATGGATTTTGCAATAGATTTTGCTTCATTTTTTGTTGTCCAAGTTGACGGACAAGGGGAGGAAGCAGATAAAACATACAAACATTTTCAAACATTAAATAGTGAGGAATACTTTACAAGTCCACTTAGGGAATTTCTAGACGGTGAACTTATGAAAATTTCGAAGCGAAAAGTAGAGAGGAATCCAAAGTCGGATCAAGTACCGACGAAGATTGGTCAATTTGTAGTAGAACCTGGCTATGAGCTCGATACCAATCCAAATTACAATATGTTTAACCGGATTAGAACAGCTACTTCGGCAGAAGATTTTAGAACAAACAGTGAAGATCTTGTTCGTGCTTATATGAATACAAGTGCAATTCGAGGAGGTGCCCTTCTCGTCATCAGAGCAAAGCTAACGAAGTATATGGACGACAAGTTTGTGTTTGTTTTAAAATGTGATTTTGAGCCTAAGGTTGCTTCGATTGCAGATGAACATACGCTTATTCGCCATGTAGAAATGGCCATTACTACGAAAAACATGAAGTCAATTCAGTACCCCTATATGCCGGAAGAAGGGATGACCGAGGAGCGGGAAATAAAAATTCATCAATCTTCCCATGCCCGCTATTTTGAAGACTTTTTGAAGTTTATCGAATACAGCAAGTCCATGCCTGAGATTGTAAAAACCAAAGTGATCGAGACAGCACAACAGTACATAGCTGAAACGTATGAAGCAGATAGTGAAGAGCGGATTCAAGAGGAGGAAAGTATTGAAGCGTGGGCAAATACACCAGAACGCCATCTTCAAGAAAAATGGACTGAAGACCAAGTTATTGAAGCCTCCACACCAATTCTTGAACATCAACCTGAAATTGAAATGAAACTAAAGCTCGATCACATCGACGTAAAAGGACTGCTTTCCGATTTCAGTGAAAACATCCATATTGCAAAAGTAAATGGAAAATATGTGATTCTCATTGAAGGAGAGTCGTTTTCGTTTGAAAAAGGAGCATCACCCGTTGAATTTTTACAGCCTGACTCGTTAGAGAATGTGTTGAAGCGAATTGGAAGTAAAGGAGTAACTGAATAAATAGGAATGTTTATGGAAATTATTTGGTTAGCAAGAAATAAATAATTCTGTACAGGGAGTGATTTATTCTGGTTAAAAAAAACTTAAAAAGCTGGAACTTAAAGCAATATGTTTCATTTCTTCCATTCGGAATCTTATTGATGAGTATCCTTATTTCAGGGTGTGCTCCACAGGACACTGATGAACCAGACGGGGAACATGCTGACTCAGCTGATAAGCCAACCATTACATTTGGTAAGTACCGTACCAACAGGCTTGGGTACCACTAGCAATTATTGAAAACATAGCTGAAGAGCTTGGGTACCCTACAGAAACTACTGAAGGTGATGTTGGTGTGATGTTCCTTGGGCTTTCAAGGGGGGATGTAGATATTTATCCTGATATGTGGTTACCAACGCTTCATGCTAGTTATTTAGCAGAACATGAAGATGATATTGACATCGTAGGAACAATATATGAAGAGGCGCCTGTAGGTTGGGCTGTACCTGATTATATGGACATTGATAGTACGGAAGAATTAAAAGGAAATGAAGATCTGTTTGATGGTGAACTCATTGGTATTGAGGCGGGAGCCGGTATGATGCCGACATCTGAAGAAACGTTAGAAGAGTACGACCTTGATTTAAACCTTATTTCAGGAAGTACTGAAGCAATGCTAGCAGCAATTATGAGAGCTACTGGTAATGAGGAGCCGATTGTATTTCTAGCCTGGCGTCCACACACTATGTTTCAATTATTTGACATAAAAATGTTAGAGGATCCAAAAGGTATTTGGGAATATGACAATGTCAAAACAGGTGTGAACAAAGATTTTGCGGAGAAAGCTCCAGAACTGTATTCTTTCCTCGAGCAATTTGAAATGAGTATTGATGAAGTTGAAGACTTTATGCTACGAATGGAGGATGAAGAGCTAGACGCCGTGGCAGAGGAGTGGATAGAAGAGAACCGTTCGCAAATCGATGAGTGGTTAGAAAATTAAATTATTGAAATGTGAGAACAAAGTATTTTTTCTTTTATAAACTGACGTTAAAGCTCACTTATGGGCTTTTGACGTCAGTTTTATTTTTAAAATTTAATTTAAATAGTCCCTTTTTTCAAGAATTAATTATAAACAATCTACGATCCAATGTCTAGTTCCAGTTGCCATCGTTTCGTGTCAAATATCCTGTTTGCCTCATAATCAAATAACAACATTCGTTTAGAAAAGAGCTTACTGACGATAATGCCTTTTAAAAAGGAAAATTCTCCCATGGTATTTGGTTGAATGGTACTAAATGATCCGTAAAATATTTTTAATGTTTCGGAATTTTAAATGATATACACCCAAAGAATTAAATTTAATAAGTGGGATATGCATGACCATTAATATTCGTTTTAAAACGACATAATCATTAAGCGAAATTAGTGTAATAGAACTGATTGTTTAGTGAAAAGTGCAAAAATAGACGAAAAATAGGGAAAATTCAATATAGATTGTTAATTAAAAGTTTTATACACTTTATATGTTCAAGATATCAAGGAAACAGGAGGAGGATTTATGAAAAAAAAGAAAAACTTAGTTATTAAAACAGCAGTAGCAGGTGCACTCGTTTTTACAGCATTCACACCAACTGGACTAGCCCATGATGCATTCGAGGGCAATTCCAAAGAAGGAACAGTTTTTGATCACGATGCTCTAGAAATGTTAGCCGAGCCCGATATGGAGGGTGGAAAAAACCTCGAATTTTTACACGAAGCAGCAGCTGTACAAATAAGTGAACTGGATGGCGTTCAAAATAACACTGCAGATGTTTATGCACATAAAGGCTTTGCTTATCTAGGAACACATACGGCCAACGGAGCTAATGGGGGGGTCCGTGTTTTTGATTTAAAAGATCCGTCAAACCCTGAGGAAGTATCCGTTTTTGCCAATGAAATACCGAATACGTGGCAAGAAAAAGTGATTGTAAAAAGTGTGAATACTCCAGAATTTAAAGGAGATTTAGCCGTAGTCAGTCTCCAACAAACGTCTAGAAATAACCAGAATAGACCAGACAGTGTTGGAGGCGTGCTCCTTTACGATGTATCTGACCCATATGAACCTGAACAACTGGGCTTTTACCAGCTCGACCGAACTATTACTGGAACACATGAATTGTACTTAACGACACAAGGAAACCGTGCCATCATGCTTCTCTCAAACCCTTATGCCGATTATTACACAGGTGGTGAGGAGAGAGACTTCCAAATTCTTGATGTAAGTGACCCTGCAAATCCTGAAAAGTTATGGGAGTTTGACCCTAGAGATCTTGCAGAAGTAGATGAATCATTTAATGGCTATCACTGGGATTCTCCAGATGGTCATACACGACCAGTTTTTAACCACAGCGTCATAACTGATAGTAGAGGGCATTATGCTTACGTGTCTATGTGGGACTTAGGAACTGTTATTTTTGATATTCGCAACCCTGAAAACCCTGAATATTTAGGAAGAACTGAGTTTGCTGATGACCAAAAAGGAGCGGCTCATTCTGCAGCACTTGCTAGAGGTGGTACTGTTTTGATTGAAACACGCGAAGTAGCAAACCCACACGGTGAAGGCTACGAAAGTGCATACGGCTACACTCGTATCTTTGACATTAAAGATAAAACAAATCCAGAACTACTAAGTGAATTTACAACTGACTTAACGTACGACTTTTCTCCACCAGTGAGCACATTTGCTAAAACTGTTCATGACCCTAAAGTTCACGGGAACACATTGTACTTGTCGTATTATTCGGGTGGTGTTCTTGGTGTAGATATTACCGATCCAAGTAAACCCGAAGAAATTGCTCGATACACTTCCGATCAGGCAAACGTTTGGGGCGTATTCGTAGATAGAAACTATGTTTTAGCCTCAGACATGGGACAAGGTTTGAAAGTATTACTTAAAAATAACTCGAATAATGGAAACAGTAACAATCCACTCCAATATTAAAGCAACTTTTATGTTGCATACAAAGGGTATCCTGAAAAAATTTAGGATACCCTTTTCCGTTTTACGTGGTCACTTTGATTGTTAACCTCCTTTAGATTGTACCCCCATATGTTACAAACATAATCCTCCCCTTTTTCTCATTTTCTCAATTTTTTACCACCTATAAATTTTCCTCATTTATGAAAACTAAACATGATAATTAAATGAAGAAGGAGGAAAAGTAAAATGAATAAAAAGCTTATTTTTGTATGTATTTTTAGCATTGTTACAATGATTTTCAGTGCTTGTAATGGAGGGGAGATGGACGGTGCAAGCCCGAATCGAGATGAGGGTATGAGGGGGCAGCAGCAACGCCACCAAGAATCTCAGCCATTTAACCCTTACGATGAGTTTGAGATTTCAAGTGACAGCACAGATATTTCAAGTGATGAGTTTCCTCACACGAAAGCAGTTCGAATCCAAGATGCGAAATTCGATTTTGATGTTGATCCAAATCAAATTCATCCTGAAGAAATGTATGATCAAATCAGAGATAGAGTAGACATGGATCTGCCTGATTTCGACCAATTGGTACCGCGCCAGCCTGAACAGGAGGGGCCACAACAACCAGAGCAGCCTCCAGAGCCCGAACAGGAGCAGCCTCAGCCTGAACAACCTGAACCGGAACAGCAACCTGAACCGGAACAGCCGCAAGAGCAACCTGATCAAGGACAACCTGCACCAGAGGAGCCTCAACAAGAAGAGGAGCCTCAACAGGAGACAGTGCAGCAGGAGGAATTAAAAGAGTTTGAGCGGCAAGTGATTGAGTTAACGAATGCGGAAAGAAGCAACAATGGTTTAGGTGATTTAGAAACCAACATTCCTTTATGTAATGTGGCACGCGAAAAGTCTACTGACATGCAGGAAAACAATTATTTCTCACATACAAGTCCAACATACGGTTCTCCGTTCGATATGATGCGCGACTTTGGTATTTCTTATAATTCAGCGGGAGAAAATATTGCGCAAGGGCAACAAACTCCTGAACAAGTGGTGCAAGCTTGGATGGACAGCCCAGGTCACCGTGAGAATATTTTAAACGGTACCTATACTGAAATTGGTGTAGGATATGATCAAAATGGTCATCATTGGACACAAATGTTTATCAGTCAATAAAGAAGCATCGAAAAAAAAGAAAGTTTTGAACATAAGCATGTGCAATCACAAATGCACATGTTTTTGTTATAATAACACTCCAGACACCACAGAATGAAAAATTTCATCAACTTTGATTCTTATTAAAAATGTGGGTAACTTAGAATGCGTTTTGGGTATGGTATCTTAAGAAGATCTTTATTCCGTGTAAGGAGGTTTAATTGTGGCAGAACAAGAAAAGAATGAAAGTCCGATTACTGTAAAAGTAGATGATGACGTAAAAGTCGTAAAGGGTGAATTCAAAGGTCTAGATGCAAAAGTGATAGCAGTTTACACAAACTCAATTGCTGTTGAATTGAATAAAAAGCTAGAAGATGGCAGTTACGCTAGAACGGTTTTACATCATTCAGAGTATACAGAATAAAGTTGCAAACTTATGCAGAGAAAATTAAGAAAAACAGCGTTAGCTTCCGCCGCATGTCCAAGGATGCTTTTCCCTTGAGACGAGCTGAAGGAATCTTTCAAAAAAGCCCGGGAATATCAAATATGATATCACCCGGGCTTTTCTATTCTTAAGGAGGTGGTATAAATTCGTTAAGGTTTGTCATGAAAATTCAGAAAAGTATTGGTTTTTTTAGCGGGTTCTTGTAAAATAACGATTAAAATCGTTTGGTGAATGAAACAACATTTTGAGGAGATGACCCGATGAGCTATTTAGA encodes the following:
- a CDS encoding LVIVD repeat-containing protein; this encodes MKKKKNLVIKTAVAGALVFTAFTPTGLAHDAFEGNSKEGTVFDHDALEMLAEPDMEGGKNLEFLHEAAAVQISELDGVQNNTADVYAHKGFAYLGTHTANGANGGVRVFDLKDPSNPEEVSVFANEIPNTWQEKVIVKSVNTPEFKGDLAVVSLQQTSRNNQNRPDSVGGVLLYDVSDPYEPEQLGFYQLDRTITGTHELYLTTQGNRAIMLLSNPYADYYTGGEERDFQILDVSDPANPEKLWEFDPRDLAEVDESFNGYHWDSPDGHTRPVFNHSVITDSRGHYAYVSMWDLGTVIFDIRNPENPEYLGRTEFADDQKGAAHSAALARGGTVLIETREVANPHGEGYESAYGYTRIFDIKDKTNPELLSEFTTDLTYDFSPPVSTFAKTVHDPKVHGNTLYLSYYSGGVLGVDITDPSKPEEIARYTSDQANVWGVFVDRNYVLASDMGQGLKVLLKNNSNNGNSNNPLQY
- a CDS encoding DUF2187 domain-containing protein, with the protein product MAEQEKNESPITVKVDDDVKVVKGEFKGLDAKVIAVYTNSIAVELNKKLEDGSYARTVLHHSEYTE
- a CDS encoding CAP domain-containing protein, which gives rise to MNKKLIFVCIFSIVTMIFSACNGGEMDGASPNRDEGMRGQQQRHQESQPFNPYDEFEISSDSTDISSDEFPHTKAVRIQDAKFDFDVDPNQIHPEEMYDQIRDRVDMDLPDFDQLVPRQPEQEGPQQPEQPPEPEQEQPQPEQPEPEQQPEPEQPQEQPDQGQPAPEEPQQEEEPQQETVQQEELKEFERQVIELTNAERSNNGLGDLETNIPLCNVAREKSTDMQENNYFSHTSPTYGSPFDMMRDFGISYNSAGENIAQGQQTPEQVVQAWMDSPGHRENILNGTYTEIGVGYDQNGHHWTQMFISQ
- a CDS encoding DUF3900 domain-containing protein, with the translated sequence MDFAIDFASFFVVQVDGQGEEADKTYKHFQTLNSEEYFTSPLREFLDGELMKISKRKVERNPKSDQVPTKIGQFVVEPGYELDTNPNYNMFNRIRTATSAEDFRTNSEDLVRAYMNTSAIRGGALLVIRAKLTKYMDDKFVFVLKCDFEPKVASIADEHTLIRHVEMAITTKNMKSIQYPYMPEEGMTEEREIKIHQSSHARYFEDFLKFIEYSKSMPEIVKTKVIETAQQYIAETYEADSEERIQEEESIEAWANTPERHLQEKWTEDQVIEASTPILEHQPEIEMKLKLDHIDVKGLLSDFSENIHIAKVNGKYVILIEGESFSFEKGASPVEFLQPDSLENVLKRIGSKGVTE